From the Lathyrus oleraceus cultivar Zhongwan6 chromosome 4, CAAS_Psat_ZW6_1.0, whole genome shotgun sequence genome, one window contains:
- the LOC127136930 gene encoding uncharacterized protein LOC127136930: MPPKLKDPGSFSIPCVIEKFVIGKALCYLGASVSLMPLSICERLRLGEVRPTRMFIQLADRSVKFPVGILENVLVRISQFYIPTDFIIMDINEDSNIPIILRRPFLATAGAIIDVKKGKLTFEVGDEKVELILS; the protein is encoded by the coding sequence ATGCCTCCTAAGCTAAAAGATCCAGGTAGTTTTTCCATACCTTGCGTAATCGAAAAGTTTGTCATAGGAAAAGCTCTATGCTATTTAGGAGCCAGTGTTAGTTTaatgcctttatccatatgtgAAAGACTCAGATTAGGAGAAGTAAGACCGACGAGAATGTTTATTCAACTAGCTGACCGCTCGGTTAAATTTCCAGTAGGTATACTAGAGAACGTTCTTGTTCGTATAAGTCAATTTTACATTCCCACCGACTTTATAATAATGGACATAAATGAGGATTCCAACATCCCTATCATTTTAAGAAGACCCTTTTTGGCCACTGCTGGAGCTATCATAGATGTGAAGAAAGGAAAGCTAACCTTTGAGGTTGGTGATGAAAAAGTTGAACTTATTCTATCATAG